The window GGCCTTAATTGTTGACAGCCTAATGAACTTCATTATCAGTAAAAGCCAATGTCAGAAAAATGACATGAAAATATTCTGTGTATGAAACGTCAGTCAGGAAATTAAGCCATTATCTCATATTCCTATCTCGTATGTCATATTCattttatatgatgtgcatattgcaaattttgtaatttcataaCTCCACAAGATAGTACCATTCCTAAGGATGTTTTGTGAATGGAGGTATTTCATTGAATTACACCATCGTGTGGTCTCACTAATTTCAAATCTGTTCATTAATTATAAGAACATTTACAACACTTATGCATGCATTATATTTTGACACTTCCCATATGCCAAAATCTGCAAGTTTTTGTGCACTTTTGTAcgattcatttataatttttgctTTCTCTAACTAATTAGAAAAGAACAGATATGGCATTAGGCATATATCAGAGATCAAAATTTATtgaggaaataataaaaaagaaaaaaaatcattaatttccttcatttttgataaaccaatataaaatcaaattattataaGGTTCATCAATCTGAGAACCAAAAAGATTTTGTGCATGGACCATCTCATTTCTTATGTTAATTTCTTTTTGTATCTTTCTAGTTGTTTTCTTGCTGATTCAAATTCATAAGTAACAAGTTTATATATACTGACTTTCCATACCTATAAAGCCCTTTATATTATcctcaatgaaaaaaatatcagaatttCCCTATTTTTAAAGTATTGCCCACGTTGCTAGatctattttaataattttgaaattcagaCTTGTCGTTACTCATCAACAGTGCATAATATCCCAATAGGATTTCAATTACATATGCCCACTTTCTTTTCTCCTTGTCTTCAGGTGAAGCAGTAGTAACATTGACatttaatttctgtcatttgtcACATAcagttaaataataaattttgtgCAATAAAATGGGTGATTTTCTGTATATATCATTAAAACATCCCCATGTTTTACAATTACAGCAATGATTGTCTCTGGTGTTATATTGGTCTCATGTTGCTTTATTAGTGATTACATAACATctaataaataaatctttattgatTTTCTTCTTAAGTGACAGTTTAGCAATTTAATCTAGATTAATAGAGAATACTTAAAAGGTATTAAATGGTATACTGCAGAGAAACatgcatttttgttgttgttctttttaaattaaaaaatgcaCAATGTAAGAACCAGGGAAAGTAATTGATATCCTATcaagaagtgattttttttttttgtaatattgagAATTGATCAATGTTTTTCATGGtgtataaaattctactgttacCCTCTTTTTCCTCATTACACAAAAGACATGGATACCCAAATGAACTGAAACCTCTGTAATTTGAAAAaggataatattttatttgtgtaaaatccaaacaataggattgttacttaatcacaaaataaacaatacaaacatgTAACTTtaagtgacaaaaaaaaatgatgcctGACAACAGCCTtctaataaatgaataaatttagtattgaaaaaatatttaatttcgatgtacatcatgtacattctatattttgatattactgGTATACTGACGCTAAAACACTTCCTGTTGTCTTAATCTAGCAAATATGATAACAAAggaatattcttttttatttggcaAGAAACTGCTTAAGGGCTTGGAAAATCTTGCCCTTCCACAGTTACTCAGCCTTATACAAGAGAAGTTATTGTTTCTGACGTTGACCTtatactgtacatgtatttagcttgctgttcagtgtgagccaaggctctgttttGAAGGCTAGATTTAATCCCTATAAGGGTTAACTTGTACGAATTGAgatacttggatagagagttgtcttattggcactcatacccatAAATTCTGATATGTatgtatttgttttcttgtcttgTTCAAATGATATTACTTTATTTGCAGGAAAACTTTGTACAAGTAATACAGAATCAGGAATATTTATTGTTACCATCTGATGAAGTGTGTCGTCTTCTTGCCAGTGATGACTTGAATGTTCCAGACGAAGAGACGATATTCCATGCTTTGATGATGTGGACCAAACATGACAATACAAACAGGAAGAAATACCTAGCTAAACTACTGTCACATATAAAACTACCTCTAATGTCTCCACAGGTaggcaaacaataaaaaaaaataattcaaggGGTATACTTCTTTTTACAACTTAACAAATAGTTCAGTACAGGAGGAAGATCACTctgtactgtaaattcataaattattgcaaaGTTTTTATACGatcgcaaattttgaaaaaattttcgtcgtatattgctatcacgttggcgtcggcgtcgtcgtcgtcgtccggcgtccgaatacttttagtttttgcactctaactttagtaaaagtgaatggaaatctatgaaattttaacacaaggtttatgaccacaaaaggaaggttggtattgattttgggagttttggtcccaacattttaggaattaggggccaaaaagggcccaaataagcattttcttggttttcgcactataactttagtttaagttaatagaaatctatgaaattttgacacaaggtttatgaccacaaaagaacggttgggattgattttgggagttttggtctcaacagtttaggaattaggggccaaaaaagggcccaaataagcattattcttggttttcgcacaataacattagtttaagtaaatagaaatcaatgaaatttaaacacaatgttaatgactacaaaaggaaggttggtattgattttgggagtttaggtcccaacagtttaggaattaggggccaaaaagggacccaaataagcatttttcttggttttcgcaccataacgttagtataagtaaatagaaatctatgaaatttaaacacaaggtttatgaccataaaagaaaggttgggtttgattttgggagttttggtcccaacataataaggggcccaaagggtccaaaattaaacttttgtttgatttcatcaaaattgaataattggggttctttgatatgctgaatctaactgtcatgactgtgtatgtagattcttaacttttggtcccgttttcaaattggtctacattaaggtccaaagggtccaaaattaaacttagtttgattttgacaaaaaatgaatcagttaggttctttgatatgctgaatctaaaaatgtacttagattcttgattattggcccagttttcaagttggtccaaatcggggtccaaaattaaactttgtttgatttcatcaaaaattgaataaatggggttctttgatataccaaatctaactgtgtatgtagattcttcatttttggtcctgttttcaaattggtctacactaaagtccaaagggtccaaaattaaacttagtctgattttaacaaaaattgaaatcttgaagttctttgatatgctgaatccaaaaatgtacttagattttttattatgggcccagttttcaagttggtccaaatcaggatctaaaattattatattaagtattgtgcaatagcaagtcttttcaattgcacagtattgcgcaatggcaagaaatatctaattgcacaatattgtgaaatatcaaatttttttttaattagagttatctttctttgtccagaatcaacttaaatctttgttatatacaatatacaatgtatattcactttttactaccaactgataaattaaaataatctttaccattcagtgataacaagcagtttttttacatcttaatattttatgatgtatttaaatgagtagttattgttgcaaactccattagaaattttaattgagattagttttggaataagggaaagggggatgtgattaaaaaaattgggttcaatttttctcatttgaaatttcataaataaaaaagaaaatttcttcaaacatttttttgagaggattaatattcaacagcatagtgaattgctctaagagaaacaaaaattttaagttcattagaacacattcattctgtgtcagaaacctatgctgtgtcaactatttaatcacaatccaaatttagagctgaatccagcttgaatgttgtgtccatacttgccctaaccgttcagggttcaacctctgcggtcgtataaagctacgccctgcggagcatctggttattattgcaaaaaataaaacagggttataatcagggcttccaaaaaacatttgagctagccggacattttatatctgatcccgattttaatcccttaagactaagtcacaaaaggcaattatggtaatcagaaggccattccaatgataatgacattagattaaaaaacgattttaaactttactttgttttggatgtttggatgtaaactgttaaattggcagtgcatcattcaaagtgtgcacatcagcgcgctcatatctgccatagactctttatttgtgcaaaacgacatgtcaaaaacttttcgtttttaaaatcacGTTTTTCtaaaaccggatgttgacttgacaatggtcaaacatggaccataaacggatacgtaaaatccgtgtacgtttgCAAAGCATGACTGTGAGTGAAGAAGCcctttccacgttatttcttcaacaaaatgcttgaaatgaacgtttagatacaggtatcaatgataattttagcattttgaagaaataaaggatgcataattaaatttcccacctttgcacatgtgcacacgtgttctagttcattcgacgtagttctgacgatttttcatttaaacctttaaattttttttatcaaatcatgtagataaactaatttcttataattttaatcttttggacttaATCAATGAgctacaaaccgctgaaatgtaagaaaataattgtgaatagaccaatcaatttatacgatgtccggtactgaacatagtttacctgtcacctgaacaggtagatatcacctgtccaacaactaattagccttgattaaaattagaaagtattgaagtaggggttgttttgatagtaattaatcatcatgtcacttttatgaccggaaatgtgtagatgttaaaggcaaaaggttgggtcaaaaagatcgtgaattatgttaaaatgaccgaaaaagccttgaaaactaaaatgtatatgaccgtttcatgctttgcccagccggacttttaccggacattaatcaaatgtccggaatatatgaccgttttggaagccctggttaTAATCACTATTTTTAAACTTTGGAAGTTGATTTTTATTCAAACAGGATATaatttctcaatatcgcaaaaattaaaatcgcatttgagtctaaaatgataaaatcgcaataatgaatgcacacaataatttctatACATgtcaatttaaaactttttatgatTTATACTGACCCTCCAAGATCCTGATAGCCAAGTTGTTGAAAACTACCCTCTTCATATAATTTTTCTTGTGATAATAAGATTTCAGCAATGATGTGCTCCTAAAGCTGCTTTCTGGTATGATTTGTATGACTTCCACAACAATTGGCCTCAAATTCTAATTTAGgcaattgaaaatgaaacaagTGTAACTGTTGTGTAATTTTAGATGGAAAGATAATTACACTGAAGACTGTCAGTTTTATTTTTCCGTCAATGATTTTGTAAGTTTAACCTGTGTTACAACTGTCTAAATTATGAATGAAAGCAGGTGTAAAGAGAATGTCAGTGAGATAGTAACTGAATGACAAAGCACCAAAAAGAACATGTTAATGCAAAACTACCTGTGCTATAAACATGACAACTTTATATTACAGTTCATTGCTGATCATGTGGAGAGTAACTCTGTTCTCCATGAGGATAAAGAATGTCAGGCTTTGATCATGGAAGCATTAAAATATCATCTATTACCTGAACGTCGCTCATCATTCCAAAGTCCTAGAACTAAACCTAGAAAATCTACTGTCGGTATTATGTATGCTGTAGGTGGAATAGATTGTACAAAAGGTTGGTGAAATATTGTTTTGATTATTCAATATTCAATGCACTTTCAGTATGAATATTTGTATTTGAGGTAAAGATTGCATAATCCATTTTGGGCATTTATGCAATCAAAACTCTTGTAGGACTTTATCACTACTTTTgagatatgatctttctaattttaatgcaaaattaaagttttgaccccaatttcacagtccactgaacatagaaaatgatagtgcgaagttcaggttaaaattttgggtcaaggtagtttttaatgaagttaaagtccaataaacttgaaacttagtacacatgttccctatgatatgatctttctaatttaaatgccaaattaaagttttaccCCAAttgcacggtccactgaacatggaaaatgatagtgcgagtagggcatccatgtactatggacacattcttgtttttcaattACTTTTCTGTATGACAATACTAAAACTTTTCATAATCCTACATGtgtaattaatttaatttagTTTCAACTTTTTTTGCACTCTTAATATTAAACTCTTACAATGATATCTTTTCATTGCTAAGTTATTAACAACCTAATGTTTTCATAAGCTTTTGACATTTACTTAAATGAGTATTAATAATTGAATAGTATAACAATATTTcgatgtttttgtttattttcaggtGCAACTACCATTGAAAAATATGATCTCAGAACCAATGCATGGACTCAGGTAGCCAACATGAATGGCAGAAGACTACAGTTTGGTGTGGCTGTGATAGATGATAAATTGTACATAGTTGGAGGGAGGGATGGTCTCAAAACACTAAATACAGTCGAATGTTATAATCCTAAAAATAAATCATGGTCACTGATGCCACCAATGTCAACTCACAGACATGGACTAGGTATAGACAAAAGTTTAATAATAAGTTTAACAAATTAATTTCTAGAGAATATTTCTTATGAAACAAACTTAattaacccctccacattcttTATaagcctgttcaaagtcaggagcctgttgttcagtggttgttgtagATTCATGTCtgtcacatttgtttttcataaattgttttgttataaataaggagaatgaattgtttcatattttttcataatgAGGCATTTTATAGCTTTTCATACAATATGGATTTTCTAATGTTGAAGGCCTCCCCTATCTTCATCAATATTGTTATTTTTGCTAATGCaaaattttttcaatataaaaacccAAACAATTGAATGATCGAAACTTCTTTCATTGATCATTTGTTGATTCTTtgataaatttcatattttcacaTTAAGTAGGTTACTGTGAGAACATTTTTTGTCCTGTTGTAATAAAAGACGGCGGAATATTTACATTTCTTTgattaataaaatagataattttCTCTCCGTCATGAAAACAATCATAAAATTGTTAcaaatttaacattttcataCGAATTGATGTATTTCCAGGTGTAGGTGTACTAGAGGGCCCAATGTATGCTGTTGGAGGCCATGATGGATGGTCCTACCTGAACACAGTAGAGAGATGGGATCCCCAGGCCAGACAATGGAGCTATGTAGCACCTATGTCTACATCCAGAAGTACTGTAGGGGTAGCTGTACTATTTGGAAAGTAAGAAACAAATGGAAACAATAAACTCAAATTATTTGCATCTAAGTATTGAAATTGTTTATTGCTGTATCAGACAATACTCATCAAAATTCtaaaagtgatttatttcttatttttgaaaaatgtccATTTACAATTTTCAAGAatacaaattaacaaaataaaatttttttttttagaattttagataatgttgaaaaatatgACATCTGTCAGTTATCAACTCTGAAGAATTGAAGAATTAGTTTacacaagggagataattatcatattttataagatattttttggTGGTCTCCCTTATATAACATGCCTCGGTGTAAAGATTTAACAAATGATATCCATATATTTAGTTgatttcattttgaataaaatcatgaaattgaaataatattcAAAAGGATGCATGAAGGTTGtatgttatgaaatatttttttatttcactttagACCTGAAAAGGCATTAAAGAATTAAAGTTTGGTGATTTAAAGAgtgataaaaagtaaacaaaaagttctatatataaaatagtataaatTTATTCCAGAAAATGttcataataatttaaaacaatttgtttcttttttcagaTTATATGCAGTAGGTGGTAGAGATGGCAGTTCTTGTCTAAAGACAGTTGAATGTTTTGATCCTCACACTAACAAATGGTTACCCTGTACATCTATGTCTAAGAGACGAGGTGGTGTGGGTGTGGCCACATGTGGTGGCTATCTGTATGCTGTAGGTGGACATGAAGCACCTGCCACCAACCCAACATGTAGTAGATTTGAATGTGCAGAAAGGTAATAGACAGAATAGTTCATGAATGTAATAACCTGCTCCTTTAAAGTTGATaatattaccacaaaacagaTGCTATCCAATGAAATCCTTAATAAAAGTAATATtgcaaaaataccaaactccaggGAAAATacaaaggaaagtccctaatcatttggcaaaatcaaaagctcaaacacatcaaacaaatggaaaacaactggcttactcctgacttggtacagaaatttTCTTATGCATTTTTCTTGTAAAAACAACAGAAACTTCTTTTGTGTGGTTGGAGaatttttttgggaaaaataattgatttaatttaaaaaaaaaaaattcacaagatCTGTTTCAAATGAATTCATTTGCAGATATTCATATTGTGTGCAATAAAATCAAACAAGCATGTTAACACATCGTATGGcttctattttactttttataaaaaaaaaaagaatataaacaagtaacaattttaGCTTTTCAATCATTACCATGGAACTATAGACATACAGTAAATATTATGAATGTTGAGCAAATTGTTTTATCTTTGAACAGATATGATCCCACGTGTGACCAGTGGACAATGATATCCCCAATTAGTTCTCCACGAGATGCGGTAGGACTTTGTGTGCTAGGAGATAAGATATTTGCTGTGGGAGGTTATGATGGACAGCAATACCTGCAGGATGTAGAATGTTATGACCCTGTCAATAATGAATGGGATAAGGTTAGATCAATGattattctttaaataaatttataaagtaCATTTGATATATTAAGAAAacaatacttaaaaaaataagaagatttagtACAATGTATGATTGACAATGGGTCAACTCTCTACCATTTCTTGATATAAGATAACTACAagaatgttttacaaaaaaagatagcTAACACATATAAAGGCATGCACATGTAtaatcatttttagctcacctggcccgaagggccaagtgagcttttctcatcacttggtgtccgtcgtctgtcgtccgtcgtcgtcgttaacattttacattttgaacttctagagaaccactgaatggaatgaaaccaaacatggcatgaatgttccttatgaggtgctgaccaagtgttgttactttgtagcctatccatcatccaagatggccgccagcgggggacttagtttaacataggaccctatgggaaatgcatacaaatgacttcttttagagaaccactgaatagaatgaaaccaaacatagtatgaatgttccctatgaggtgatgaccaagtgttgttactttgtagccgatccatcatccaagatggccgccagtgggggacttagtttaacataggacccaatgggaaatacatacaaatgtcttcttttagagaaccactgaattgaatgaaaccaaacatagcatgaatgttccttatgaggagctgaccaattgttgttactttgtagccgatccgtcatccaagatggccgccagcgggggacttagtttaacataggaccctatgggaaattcatacaaatgacttcttatagagaaccactgaatggaatgaaaccaaacatagtatgaatgttccctatgaggtgatgaccaagtgttgttactttgttgccgatccatcatccaagatggccgccagtgggggacttagtttaacataggaccctatgggaaattcatacaaatgacttcttttagagaaccactcaatggaatgaaaccaaacatagtatgaatgttcccTATAAGGttatgaccaagtgttgttactttgtagccgatccatcatccaagatggccgccagtgggggacttagtttaacataggaccctatgggaaattcatacaaatgacttcttttagagaaccactgaatggaatgaaaccaaacatagtatgaatgttccctatgaggtgatgaccaagtgttgttactttgtagtcgacccatcatccaagatggccgccagcgggggacttagtttaacatagaatcctaggggaaattcatacaaatgacttcttttagagaaccactgaatggaatgaaaccaaacatagtatgaatgttccttatgaggtgctgaccaagtgttgttactttgtagccaatccaacatccaagatggccgccagtggggtgATTTTgttaaacataggaccctatgggaaatgcatacaaaagtcttcttctagagaaccacttaattgaatgaaatcaaacatagcatatATGTTCCTTTCTTAATGAGGTggtggccaagtgttgttactttgtagccaaattttatcttttttttatatgatttcaaaaacccaagtagagtcaggtgagcgatacaggctcttgagagcctctagttatcagTCTAAGCCTTGTAGAatcctaaaggaaaaaaaaaagtaaatagaaTCATCACATACAGTAGATATATTGTAAGACCTTGGTAGAGGTCAGTGAATAGCAAAAATTGACAACATACTAGATAGGTTAATTAATTACTTATTTGAGTACACTCTTTAAGGtgagaaacatttgaaaaaagaagatgtcagAAAAATGTTTTACTAAAGAACACATGAAAAGTTTTCAAAGGCATAAAAATTCAAGATatactttattaatattttagCCTTCAAAGTTAGGCTTCATCACTTGATATTGACAtaccttatttttttctttttttttcagatggcCCCACTATGTACAGGACGAGCAGGTGCTTGTGTTGTCCATGTCCCTCACAGATGACTAGAGCGGAAATGGTCATTATCTTCACTCAAGAAGTGGCCATCAGGATTTTTCAAAGGAAGAAAACACAAATCTCATAACAGATTAAAAGAGACAGATGCTATATGAAGTAACTTGTCTTGGTATAAAACTGTCACCATGGTCAGTCTAAAGGTTACACATCCAAACAGACCaagaaaaaattgtttgtaaACATGGATGAAGACAGATCTGGCAAATTTACCTCCTGTTTTTTATTTACCAATTATTTTGCCAATCATGACTTTTTTATAGAAGGGCATTCTATTTATAGTCATTATAAATTACCAACACATATCCTCTTATACTTACTAAGTTTTAGTTTGGTATGATTGTTCAGTTACAAGTAGTAACAAATTGTTACTAGTAATTGATTTGGGACTAATGTACTTTCTATGTTAATCAAGTATAAAATACCAAACCTGATACACGTttctagagttatctccctttgggAAAAGATAGAAACCTGAGATTTTTTTACCAAGTGTTATTTGATATTAAATGCTATGTCAAACATTTGACTATATTTAGTTTTATACGAAACTTATTTTATCCTGTTTAAATCAGTTGTcctttttacaacaaaaaatcaTGAATAATACAGTATAACTTACAATTCTA of the Mytilus galloprovincialis chromosome 8, xbMytGall1.hap1.1, whole genome shotgun sequence genome contains:
- the LOC143041934 gene encoding kelch-like protein 5 isoform X5, producing MEDIPDHFLSMNHAERMMKKIEGYAGKRQLCDVVIIAGNKRIPAHRLVLSAASDYFAAMFTNDVREAKMEEIVMKDVDPESLAAIVNYSYTGKIGLQEDTVESLLSTACLLQLSEVVEACCSFLMKQLHPSNCIGIRQFAEIQGCTDLYKVANNYVMENFVQVIQNQEYLLLPSDEVCRLLASDDLNVPDEETIFHALMMWTKHDNTNRKKYLAKLLSHIKLPLMSPQFIADHVESNSVLHEDKECQALIMEALKYHLLPERRSSFQSPRTKPRKSTVGIMYAVGGIDCTKGATTIEKYDLRTNAWTQVANMNGRRLQFGVAVIDDKLYIVGGRDGLKTLNTVECYNPKNKSWSLMPPMSTHRHGLGVGVLEGPMYAVGGHDGWSYLNTVERWDPQARQWSYVAPMSTSRSTVGVAVLFGKLYAVGGRDGSSCLKTVECFDPHTNKWLPCTSMSKRRGGVGVATCGGYLYAVGGHEAPATNPTCSRFECAERYDPTCDQWTMISPISSPRDAVGLCVLGDKIFAVGGYDGQQYLQDVECYDPVNNEWDKMAPLCTGRAGACVVHVPHR
- the LOC143041934 gene encoding kelch-like protein 5 isoform X2 yields the protein MGDDLNIPSPHRNRLMRLSRSVSHDMNNRYLVQQTYAATHHPNTRMEDIPDHFLSMNHAERMMKKIEGYAGKRQLCDVVIIAGNKRIPAHRLVLSAASDYFAAMFTNDVREAKMEEIVMKDVDPESLAAIVNYSYTGKIGLQEDTVESLLSTACLLQLSEVVEACCSFLMKQLHPSNCIGIRQFAEIQGCTDLYKVANNYVMENFVQVIQNQEYLLLPSDEVCRLLASDDLNVPDEETIFHALMMWTKHDNTNRKKYLAKLLSHIKLPLMSPQFIADHVESNSVLHEDKECQALIMEALKYHLLPERRSSFQSPRTKPRKSTVGIMYAVGGIDCTKGATTIEKYDLRTNAWTQVANMNGRRLQFGVAVIDDKLYIVGGRDGLKTLNTVECYNPKNKSWSLMPPMSTHRHGLGVGVLEGPMYAVGGHDGWSYLNTVERWDPQARQWSYVAPMSTSRSTVGVAVLFGKLYAVGGRDGSSCLKTVECFDPHTNKWLPCTSMSKRRGGVGVATCGGYLYAVGGHEAPATNPTCSRFECAERYDPTCDQWTMISPISSPRDAVGLCVLGDKIFAVGGYDGQQYLQDVECYDPVNNEWDKMAPLCTGRAGACVVHVPHR
- the LOC143041934 gene encoding kelch-like protein 5 isoform X4 → MDKYTISRYYHRYLVQQTYAATHHPNTRMEDIPDHFLSMNHAERMMKKIEGYAGKRQLCDVVIIAGNKRIPAHRLVLSAASDYFAAMFTNDVREAKMEEIVMKDVDPESLAAIVNYSYTGKIGLQEDTVESLLSTACLLQLSEVVEACCSFLMKQLHPSNCIGIRQFAEIQGCTDLYKVANNYVMENFVQVIQNQEYLLLPSDEVCRLLASDDLNVPDEETIFHALMMWTKHDNTNRKKYLAKLLSHIKLPLMSPQFIADHVESNSVLHEDKECQALIMEALKYHLLPERRSSFQSPRTKPRKSTVGIMYAVGGIDCTKGATTIEKYDLRTNAWTQVANMNGRRLQFGVAVIDDKLYIVGGRDGLKTLNTVECYNPKNKSWSLMPPMSTHRHGLGVGVLEGPMYAVGGHDGWSYLNTVERWDPQARQWSYVAPMSTSRSTVGVAVLFGKLYAVGGRDGSSCLKTVECFDPHTNKWLPCTSMSKRRGGVGVATCGGYLYAVGGHEAPATNPTCSRFECAERYDPTCDQWTMISPISSPRDAVGLCVLGDKIFAVGGYDGQQYLQDVECYDPVNNEWDKMAPLCTGRAGACVVHVPHR
- the LOC143041934 gene encoding kelch-like protein 5 isoform X3, which gives rise to MEKNIFSRTSKNYRYLVQQTYAATHHPNTRMEDIPDHFLSMNHAERMMKKIEGYAGKRQLCDVVIIAGNKRIPAHRLVLSAASDYFAAMFTNDVREAKMEEIVMKDVDPESLAAIVNYSYTGKIGLQEDTVESLLSTACLLQLSEVVEACCSFLMKQLHPSNCIGIRQFAEIQGCTDLYKVANNYVMENFVQVIQNQEYLLLPSDEVCRLLASDDLNVPDEETIFHALMMWTKHDNTNRKKYLAKLLSHIKLPLMSPQFIADHVESNSVLHEDKECQALIMEALKYHLLPERRSSFQSPRTKPRKSTVGIMYAVGGIDCTKGATTIEKYDLRTNAWTQVANMNGRRLQFGVAVIDDKLYIVGGRDGLKTLNTVECYNPKNKSWSLMPPMSTHRHGLGVGVLEGPMYAVGGHDGWSYLNTVERWDPQARQWSYVAPMSTSRSTVGVAVLFGKLYAVGGRDGSSCLKTVECFDPHTNKWLPCTSMSKRRGGVGVATCGGYLYAVGGHEAPATNPTCSRFECAERYDPTCDQWTMISPISSPRDAVGLCVLGDKIFAVGGYDGQQYLQDVECYDPVNNEWDKMAPLCTGRAGACVVHVPHR
- the LOC143041934 gene encoding kelch-like protein 5 isoform X1; translated protein: MGDYKRMWEDPVGTVKVPLYNRMNFATVPRKSVNKKAWYLVQQTYAATHHPNTRMEDIPDHFLSMNHAERMMKKIEGYAGKRQLCDVVIIAGNKRIPAHRLVLSAASDYFAAMFTNDVREAKMEEIVMKDVDPESLAAIVNYSYTGKIGLQEDTVESLLSTACLLQLSEVVEACCSFLMKQLHPSNCIGIRQFAEIQGCTDLYKVANNYVMENFVQVIQNQEYLLLPSDEVCRLLASDDLNVPDEETIFHALMMWTKHDNTNRKKYLAKLLSHIKLPLMSPQFIADHVESNSVLHEDKECQALIMEALKYHLLPERRSSFQSPRTKPRKSTVGIMYAVGGIDCTKGATTIEKYDLRTNAWTQVANMNGRRLQFGVAVIDDKLYIVGGRDGLKTLNTVECYNPKNKSWSLMPPMSTHRHGLGVGVLEGPMYAVGGHDGWSYLNTVERWDPQARQWSYVAPMSTSRSTVGVAVLFGKLYAVGGRDGSSCLKTVECFDPHTNKWLPCTSMSKRRGGVGVATCGGYLYAVGGHEAPATNPTCSRFECAERYDPTCDQWTMISPISSPRDAVGLCVLGDKIFAVGGYDGQQYLQDVECYDPVNNEWDKMAPLCTGRAGACVVHVPHR